From the Actinomycetota bacterium genome, one window contains:
- a CDS encoding NAD(P)/FAD-dependent oxidoreductase: protein MTSNNTDVAVIGAGPAGLSAAFVLSENKKSTVVLEMSDQVGGISRTIERDGFRFDIGGHRFFTKDEEVDKFFRDILGDEAIWVSRSSKIFYLEKFFDYPLKPANALFGMGVGTTAKCLGNYGYVKVRNVFGKPQIVSFEDWVSNEFGRELFKRFFKNYTEKVWGIDCSQIEAEWATQRIKGLSLRVAVKDALFPQKNRKVATLIDKFLYPRLGIGRISERLAEDVEMHGNEVRMRSRVAAVHHENGKVTSLDIETPEESYQLQVNNLLSSMPLTELVLAMRPEAPADVVEAVHKLRYRDLVTVNLMIDKPEVTDQTWIYIHEPAIKLGRIHEPRNWSKAMAPEGKSSIVAEYFCFEGDDIWSMDDRDLIDLTVSDLDKRLGFIKMEDVIDAFVVRVPKAYPSYELGYAEPLNKIREYISGFSNLEIIGRYGTYKYNNMDHSMKTGILAARNVLGESHVVLDVNAEKEYHEEKVLEK from the coding sequence GTGACCAGTAACAATACCGACGTGGCGGTGATCGGCGCGGGTCCGGCCGGTCTGAGCGCCGCGTTCGTTTTAAGTGAAAACAAAAAAAGCACCGTCGTCCTGGAGATGAGCGATCAGGTCGGCGGCATCTCCCGCACCATCGAGCGCGACGGTTTCCGCTTCGACATCGGCGGCCATCGTTTCTTTACCAAGGATGAAGAAGTAGACAAGTTCTTCCGCGACATCCTGGGCGATGAGGCGATCTGGGTCAGCCGTTCCAGCAAGATCTTCTATCTCGAGAAATTCTTTGATTACCCTTTGAAGCCGGCTAATGCCCTGTTCGGTATGGGCGTAGGCACTACCGCCAAATGCCTGGGCAACTATGGTTACGTCAAGGTGAGGAATGTCTTTGGCAAACCGCAGATAGTCTCCTTTGAAGACTGGGTCAGCAACGAGTTCGGCCGCGAGCTGTTCAAGCGCTTCTTCAAGAATTATACGGAGAAAGTCTGGGGCATCGACTGTAGCCAGATCGAGGCCGAATGGGCCACGCAGCGCATCAAGGGCTTATCTCTGCGAGTGGCGGTCAAGGATGCTCTCTTCCCGCAGAAGAACCGCAAGGTGGCGACGCTGATCGACAAGTTTCTCTATCCGCGGCTGGGCATCGGCCGCATCAGCGAGCGGCTGGCTGAGGACGTGGAGATGCACGGTAACGAGGTTCGGATGCGCTCACGGGTTGCGGCCGTTCACCACGAAAACGGCAAGGTGACCTCGCTGGATATCGAGACTCCGGAAGAAAGTTATCAATTGCAGGTCAACAACCTTCTGTCGAGCATGCCGCTGACCGAGCTGGTGCTGGCGATGCGGCCGGAGGCGCCGGCAGACGTCGTCGAGGCGGTGCACAAGCTGCGCTACCGCGATCTGGTCACCGTCAACCTGATGATCGACAAGCCCGAGGTCACCGACCAGACCTGGATCTACATCCATGAACCTGCGATCAAGCTGGGACGGATCCACGAGCCGCGCAACTGGAGCAAGGCCATGGCGCCCGAGGGCAAGAGCTCGATCGTGGCTGAGTATTTCTGTTTTGAGGGTGACGATATCTGGTCAATGGACGATCGGGACCTGATCGATCTGACCGTCAGCGACCTGGACAAGCGTCTCGGTTTCATCAAGATGGAAGATGTGATCGACGCCTTCGTCGTGCGCGTGCCCAAGGCGTATCCCAGTTACGAACTGGGCTACGCGGAGCCGCTCAACAAGATTCGCGAATACATCAGCGGCTTCTCCAACCTGGAGATCATCGGGCGCTACGGCACCTACAAATACAACAACATGGACCATTCCATGAAGACGGGAATCCTGGCGGCGCGCAATGTGCTCGGCGAGTCACATGTAGTCTTGGATGTCAACGCGGAAAAAGAATATCACGAGGAGAAGGTCCTGGAGAAATAG
- a CDS encoding glycosyltransferase family 39 protein encodes MGSGFRFGGVHPAAGGFDGGVCDRQVGGVNGVAMGRERKVIVLLWLALLAQGVVFALIQPVWSRVDEAQHFDFVQYLSENFSLPVEGKDFVSRRVVDISVESNQWGWRPVGALSTPAYLDPAAWQPLPDGLNDQDQEKWLRRNLWRYGYEAMQPPLYYAVNAPLYAALPDDSFIKLYGMRLLAALMASAMVPLAWLTAREIDADDRLLVYGVPVVVLLTQGYALNMSQITNDALAVPLSAAAVLLLLRIAGRGVNYRRSLAAGALIGAALLSKMTAIFLLPVVLIAMGLLIYYKRETARRVLAHTGIIYGVAAAIMLPWLAHNIAVYGDATGASAARPLMSSFFESPLANFGSLRLDELLPTFWFGEPVFPFPFWTFAWVAVGAALSAAIMGLLYYYLRGEGAMSFPARGAAADQSRVGMDLVRINFAVLAFVVGALVTVLIPFGSGIGGVPGRYLYPLLPLGAFLLLFGIERLLERDRARFMVEALFVWMVIWESLNFLAFIQNRGG; translated from the coding sequence GTGGGTTCTGGTTTCCGTTTCGGCGGCGTCCATCCTGCTGCTGGCGGTTTCGACGGCGGCGTTTGTGACCGGCAGGTGGGTGGCGTGAACGGCGTGGCGATGGGAAGGGAGCGAAAGGTCATCGTTCTGTTATGGCTGGCGCTGCTGGCGCAGGGTGTGGTCTTCGCTCTGATCCAGCCGGTCTGGAGCAGGGTTGACGAAGCGCAGCATTTTGATTTCGTGCAATATCTGTCCGAGAACTTTTCCCTGCCGGTGGAAGGCAAGGATTTTGTCTCCAGGCGTGTGGTTGACATCTCGGTGGAATCCAATCAATGGGGCTGGCGGCCCGTGGGCGCTCTCTCGACGCCGGCGTATCTCGATCCGGCTGCCTGGCAACCCTTGCCCGATGGCCTGAACGACCAGGATCAGGAAAAGTGGTTGCGGCGCAATCTCTGGCGTTATGGTTATGAGGCCATGCAACCGCCTCTGTACTATGCGGTCAACGCGCCGCTATATGCGGCCCTGCCGGACGATTCCTTCATCAAGCTATATGGCATGAGGCTGCTGGCGGCCCTGATGGCTTCGGCCATGGTGCCACTGGCCTGGCTGACGGCAAGGGAGATAGATGCCGATGACCGCCTGCTGGTCTATGGGGTCCCGGTAGTGGTGCTGCTGACCCAGGGTTACGCGCTCAATATGTCACAGATCACCAATGACGCACTGGCGGTGCCGCTTTCGGCGGCTGCGGTGCTGCTGCTGTTGAGGATTGCCGGGCGGGGCGTCAACTACAGGCGCAGCCTGGCGGCCGGCGCCCTGATCGGAGCCGCCCTGTTGTCGAAGATGACGGCGATATTCCTGTTGCCGGTGGTGTTGATCGCTATGGGGTTGCTGATCTATTACAAACGCGAGACTGCCCGGCGGGTCCTGGCGCATACGGGAATCATCTATGGAGTCGCCGCGGCTATCATGCTTCCCTGGCTGGCGCACAACATCGCCGTCTACGGCGACGCCACCGGCGCCAGCGCGGCGCGGCCGCTGATGTCTTCCTTCTTCGAATCGCCCCTGGCCAACTTTGGCTCGCTGCGGCTTGACGAGCTTTTGCCCACATTCTGGTTCGGCGAGCCGGTCTTCCCCTTCCCCTTCTGGACTTTCGCCTGGGTGGCGGTGGGCGCGGCGCTATCGGCGGCGATCATGGGGCTGCTTTATTATTACTTACGGGGAGAGGGCGCCATGTCGTTTCCGGCTCGGGGAGCCGCTGCCGACCAGTCAAGGGTCGGGATGGATCTGGTAAGGATCAATTTCGCCGTACTTGCCTTCGTTGTCGGGGCTCTGGTCACGGTGCTAATTCCCTTTGGTTCGGGTATCGGCGGCGTGCCCGGACGTTACCTGTACCCGTTGCTGCCGCTCGGCGCCTTCCTGCTGCTTTTCGGAATCGAAAGGCTGCTCGAGCGGGACCGCGCCCGCTTCATGGTCGAGGCGCTGTTTGTCTGGATGGTAATCTGGGAGTCGTTGAACTTCCTGGCGTTCATCCAGAACCGGGGAGGATGA
- a CDS encoding hydantoinase/oxoprolinase family protein, with amino-acid sequence MRVSPVLLGVDVGGTFTDAVLIADGILYRAKLPTTADQAEGVLSAAAAVLEKAGLAPERVTGFSHGMTTATNALLERKGALTASVTTEGFRDILEIGRQNRPRLYDLCPQRPEPLVPREFRLTVSERVAPGAETEPLARGEIDRVAEDVSGLRLPMRDPEPDKPIEALAVCLLFSFLEPAHERELAEALRKALPGIHISISSEVLPQFREYERFSTTAVDAYLTPVVARYLKRLGKGTAAAGLPAPWIMQSSGGVLPLEQAVRSAAPLLLSGPAAGVVGAMFAGGRSQVDNLIAFDMGGTSTDVTLVRGGAAAVTSEREIGGAPVALPMVDIHTIGAGGGSIAWIDAGGALRVGPESAGALPGPACYGRGGEQATVTDANLFLGYLGDWLGAPAGGGLALVREEAEAALARLARLLGTGIEETAMGIRRVANAEMVKALRVISVERGHDPRNFVLVSFGGAGPMHGADLAAELDIGRVLIPDSCGVLSALGMVVGERRRDWVRTVYRPGEWDDRFMRQAFEELKREAGAESEGTRIGDVRQGMMSTGESRLVRRADLRYRGQSHELTVDIGEGFSSGDLSAAFEREHEKVYGYRAEGEPVELVNVRLTVLTSLVRPELQTEAAAPGTFERRRAYFDGAWKEAQVWQRREMGAAVIAGPAVIEEGEATTVVPPGWMSSIDNSDNLWLERREA; translated from the coding sequence GTGAGGGTTTCCCCGGTACTGCTCGGTGTGGATGTCGGCGGCACATTCACCGACGCCGTGCTGATCGCGGACGGCATTCTATATCGCGCCAAGCTTCCCACGACCGCGGACCAGGCGGAGGGTGTTTTGTCTGCGGCCGCCGCCGTCCTTGAAAAGGCCGGCCTGGCTCCGGAGCGGGTTACCGGTTTTTCCCACGGAATGACCACGGCGACAAACGCTCTGCTCGAGCGCAAGGGAGCGCTGACCGCTTCTGTGACAACCGAGGGGTTCCGCGATATCCTCGAGATCGGCCGGCAGAACCGTCCGCGTCTTTACGATCTCTGCCCTCAGCGGCCCGAACCCCTGGTTCCCCGCGAATTCAGGTTGACCGTCAGCGAACGGGTGGCGCCCGGCGCTGAAACCGAACCACTGGCCCGCGGCGAGATCGACCGGGTCGCGGAGGATGTGAGCGGGTTGCGTCTGCCGATGAGGGACCCCGAGCCGGATAAGCCGATCGAAGCCCTTGCTGTGTGCCTGCTCTTTTCCTTCCTCGAGCCTGCCCATGAACGGGAGCTTGCCGAGGCGCTGCGCAAGGCGCTGCCGGGCATCCATATATCGATTTCAAGCGAGGTCCTGCCGCAGTTCCGTGAATACGAGCGCTTCAGCACGACGGCTGTGGATGCGTACCTGACACCGGTGGTCGCCCGTTATCTCAAGCGATTGGGGAAGGGAACCGCGGCTGCGGGATTGCCCGCTCCGTGGATAATGCAATCGAGCGGCGGTGTGCTGCCGCTGGAGCAGGCGGTAAGGTCGGCGGCGCCGCTGCTACTGTCGGGGCCGGCGGCCGGCGTCGTCGGAGCCATGTTCGCCGGCGGGCGCAGTCAGGTTGACAATTTGATTGCTTTTGACATGGGCGGCACCAGCACCGATGTCACTCTGGTGCGGGGAGGCGCCGCGGCGGTAACTTCCGAACGTGAGATCGGCGGCGCGCCGGTTGCTCTTCCCATGGTGGATATCCATACGATCGGCGCCGGTGGCGGCTCCATTGCCTGGATCGATGCCGGCGGCGCCCTGCGGGTCGGCCCCGAGAGCGCCGGAGCCCTTCCCGGCCCCGCCTGTTACGGCCGCGGCGGCGAGCAGGCGACGGTTACCGACGCCAATCTCTTCCTCGGCTATCTTGGCGATTGGCTGGGAGCGCCGGCGGGCGGCGGCCTGGCGCTGGTACGCGAAGAGGCTGAGGCGGCGCTGGCGCGCCTGGCAAGGCTGCTCGGGACCGGTATCGAGGAAACAGCGATGGGGATCCGCCGGGTGGCCAACGCCGAGATGGTCAAGGCGCTGAGAGTCATCAGCGTCGAGCGCGGCCACGATCCGCGTAATTTTGTGCTGGTCTCATTCGGCGGCGCCGGGCCGATGCATGGCGCCGACCTGGCGGCTGAACTCGACATCGGCCGCGTGCTGATTCCCGACAGCTGCGGCGTGCTCTCGGCTCTGGGCATGGTCGTCGGCGAGCGCCGGCGCGACTGGGTCCGGACGGTTTACCGTCCCGGGGAATGGGATGACCGGTTCATGCGGCAGGCATTCGAGGAACTTAAGCGCGAAGCCGGAGCGGAATCAGAGGGGACGCGGATCGGGGACGTCCGGCAGGGGATGATGTCGACGGGCGAGAGCCGGCTGGTCCGCCGCGCCGATCTGCGGTATAGAGGCCAGTCCCATGAGCTGACGGTTGATATCGGCGAAGGTTTCTCAAGCGGCGACTTGTCGGCGGCGTTCGAACGCGAACACGAAAAAGTTTACGGTTACCGGGCCGAAGGTGAACCCGTGGAGCTGGTCAACGTCAGGCTTACGGTTTTGACTTCGCTGGTGCGCCCCGAGTTGCAGACCGAGGCGGCGGCGCCGGGCACGTTTGAGCGAAGGCGGGCTTACTTCGATGGCGCCTGGAAGGAAGCTCAGGTCTGGCAGCGCCGGGAAATGGGCGCCGCTGTGATTGCCGGCCCCGCGGTCATCGAGGAAGGCGAAGCGACGACAGTGGTGCCTCCCGGGTGGATGTCAAGCATTGATAACAGTGATAATTTGTGGTTGGAAAGGCGGGAGGCGTGA
- a CDS encoding hydantoinase B/oxoprolinase family protein has translation MIICGWKGGRRDSTVVPGAHLPGEYLPGEYLPGAHLPGEGIMSPPLDPITIQVIESSLRSLCEEMGAALIRSAYSTNIKERRDCSTALFDAAGRMIAQAEHIPVHLGAMPDAVGAVLAERPEPGDVFILNDPYRGGTHLPDITVVSPISMPLVGSGSESSAAGSGSNAGAGSVAGSGPGEIIAFAASRAHHADVGGSEPGSMPAASRTLEEEGVVIPPSRLVAAGVPQEEFLEGLVGRMRRPEERRGDLRAQVGAGHIAERRLLELIERRGRAEVLAAMDAAVAYAERRMRRAIAGLPDGEFRAEDYLERDGRDLTIAVTVTVRGEEMHIDFEGTSPQEEGNLNCPMAVTRSACYFMLRAVTDPDIPANAGALAPVHITAAEGTLVNARPPAAMAAGNVETSQRIADALLLAFSQTMPLPAQGQGTMNNLTLGSEQPGSQFNYYETIGGGAGACPGMTGSSGIHLGMTNTLNTPIEALEMAFPLRVERYQFRSGSGGEGVWSGGDGVVRSIKVLAPARLSLLSDRRRHAPRGAAGGSPGKPGRNLINGKEVAAKLTVSLAKGDVVTVETPGGGGYGQR, from the coding sequence GTGATAATTTGTGGTTGGAAAGGCGGGAGGCGTGACTCGACGGTTGTTCCAGGTGCGCATCTGCCGGGCGAGTATCTGCCGGGCGAGTATCTGCCAGGTGCGCATCTGCCAGGCGAGGGAATCATGAGCCCGCCGCTCGACCCGATTACTATCCAGGTGATCGAATCGTCGCTGCGCTCGCTCTGCGAGGAGATGGGGGCCGCCCTGATCCGGTCGGCCTATTCCACCAACATCAAGGAGCGGCGTGATTGCTCGACAGCGCTGTTTGACGCCGCCGGCCGCATGATCGCCCAGGCTGAACATATTCCCGTGCACCTGGGAGCGATGCCCGATGCGGTCGGGGCCGTGCTGGCCGAGCGGCCGGAGCCGGGTGACGTCTTCATCCTCAACGATCCCTACCGTGGCGGCACGCACCTGCCGGACATCACCGTGGTGAGCCCCATTTCGATGCCGCTCGTTGGGAGTGGCAGTGAGAGTTCTGCGGCCGGCAGCGGATCGAATGCTGGAGCCGGCAGCGTGGCCGGCAGCGGCCCCGGTGAGATCATAGCCTTCGCCGCCAGCCGGGCGCACCACGCCGACGTTGGCGGCTCCGAGCCCGGCAGCATGCCGGCGGCTTCGCGCACACTCGAAGAGGAGGGCGTGGTGATACCGCCGTCGAGGCTGGTGGCCGCTGGCGTGCCGCAGGAGGAATTTCTCGAAGGGCTGGTCGGCCGGATGCGCCGTCCGGAAGAGCGCCGCGGCGACCTTCGCGCCCAGGTGGGAGCAGGACACATCGCCGAGCGGCGGTTGCTCGAGTTGATCGAGCGGCGCGGCCGCGCCGAAGTGCTGGCCGCCATGGACGCCGCGGTGGCTTATGCGGAGAGGCGGATGCGCCGGGCGATCGCCGGCCTGCCTGATGGCGAATTCAGGGCCGAGGATTACCTTGAGCGCGACGGCCGCGATCTCACCATCGCCGTTACCGTGACGGTGCGCGGCGAAGAGATGCACATCGACTTCGAGGGGACTTCACCACAGGAAGAAGGGAACCTCAACTGCCCTATGGCGGTGACGCGCTCGGCCTGTTATTTCATGTTGCGGGCGGTGACCGATCCGGATATTCCGGCGAACGCCGGCGCGCTGGCGCCGGTCCATATCACCGCCGCGGAGGGGACACTGGTCAATGCCAGGCCGCCGGCTGCCATGGCCGCCGGTAACGTCGAGACTTCGCAGCGGATCGCCGACGCGCTGCTGCTGGCGTTCTCCCAGACGATGCCGCTGCCGGCGCAGGGGCAGGGAACGATGAACAATCTGACGCTGGGAAGCGAGCAGCCCGGAAGTCAGTTCAATTATTACGAGACCATCGGCGGCGGCGCCGGGGCCTGCCCGGGGATGACGGGCTCCAGCGGCATCCATCTGGGCATGACCAATACTCTCAATACCCCGATCGAAGCGCTGGAGATGGCTTTTCCGCTGAGGGTCGAGCGTTACCAGTTCAGGAGCGGTTCCGGAGGCGAGGGGGTCTGGAGCGGTGGCGACGGCGTTGTGCGCTCGATCAAAGTGCTGGCGCCGGCGAGGCTTTCATTATTAAGTGACCGGCGGCGCCACGCTCCGCGTGGCGCCGCCGGAGGAAGTCCGGGAAAACCCGGCCGAAACCTCATAAACGGCAAGGAAGTCGCGGCCAAGCTGACGGTGTCGCTGGCGAAGGGTGATGTCGTTACTGTGGAAACGCCGGGCGGAGGCGGCTACGGCCAGCGCTAA